Proteins co-encoded in one Macrobrachium rosenbergii isolate ZJJX-2024 chromosome 54, ASM4041242v1, whole genome shotgun sequence genomic window:
- the LOC136834676 gene encoding uncharacterized protein: MAALPNLDPGSMVHVSYLASNALSPNSEDCCNVACNPSSGGSQNTGTDSRVLQSTCKGAGEAEAASGEGKTEPVLTLKSLTNVLRGLLACLTGEYIAQKSAFAKEKELLLQELEDAYLKQLSLLDDIEAGSDQKELLVERNEDLDKDLMEEKYRVHELFKVLDEYEARLRKADNENEELRKKNEECQDETILKNKEVDVLKEQLEEKGAECARNGEIIQELKTQIMDDDVYSGFLEEKVKYHEGERKQMKQKVSDLEGNVKELHKEVNVLRAGNSDLRNSLEREAQNNLGMEKKVQKLEDQNQSLQRDLAEKESQIVASMETVKVERSKNEILADEVRVMKNWVAQLAGEKEKLNDLLLEKELEIRSVRLHMKHEKGKNQVLTEEGQVLKNWIAEVAGENAKLKDRLAEKEMEENAINKVSEMLTVTEEKVQERLTEAEEKAYEKEFNEDKECHSQEENEEADDSDKINEVEAEFAKENGKQSQEENGEGETENQEDVEVSEDRKGCCEEETELENEESPKINTEENKQPRRKKNRGKKRKRPARQEDSSRQSVVQSMTLETHCENLHSIMLPAEFQELLQKNEKGLTFIKYKNKVLLNFMHHDKASVRAVLSRCSKCTAEEVLSDLQKLVLTALTKD; the protein is encoded by the exons ATGGCTGCCCTGCCAAATTTAGACCCTGGTAgcatggtacatgtatcatacctgGCCTCTaacgccctttctcccaacaGCGAAG ACTGTTGCAATGTTGCATGTAATCCCTCCTCCGGAGGGTCACAGAATACAGGTACGGACTCGCGGGTGTTGCAAAGTACCTGTAAAGGGGCAGGAGAGGCAGAGGCAGCATCAGGCGAAGGAAAGACAGAGCCTGTCCTAACACTTAAGTCTTTAACGAACGTCCTAA GAGGGTTACTTGCCTGCTTAACTGGAGAGTACATCGCCCAAAAATCTGCATTcgcaaaggaaaaggaattacTACTGCAAGAGCTGGAAGATGCATATTTAAAACAGCTCAGTCTCCTCGACGACATTGAAGCTGGCAGTGATCAGAAAGAACTTCTAGTCGAAAGGAACGAAGATCTGGATAAGGatttaatggaagaaaaatatcgCGTTCACGAGCTTTTCAAAGTTCTTGACGAATACGAGGCGAGGCTGAGGAAAGCTGACAACGAAAACGAAGAGCTCAGGAAGAAAAACGAAGAATGTCAAGACGAGACAATCCTGAAAAATAAGGAGGTAGACGTTTTGAAGGAGCAACTCGAAGAAAAAGGCGCAGAATGTGCAAGGAATGGAGAAATAATACAAGAATTGAAGACTCAAATAATGGATGACGATGTCTACTCTGGTTTTCTCGAAGAAAAGGTGAAATACCACGAAGGCGAAAGAAAGCAAATGAAGCAGAAAGTTTCAGACCTCGAAGGAAACGTGAAAGAGTTACATAAAGAAGTAAATGTTCTTCGTGCGGGAAATAGTGATCTTCGGAACAGTCTGGAAAGAGAGGCCCAAAATAATTTGGGTATGGAGAAGAAGGTCCAAAAGCTCGAAGATCAAAATCAAAGCCTCCAACGGGATCTGGCCGAAAAGGAATCTCAGATTGTCGCGTCGATGGAAACGGTAAAAGTTGAAAGGAGCAAAAACGAGATCCTGGCTGATGAAGTCCGAGTGATGAAAAACTGGGTCGCTCAGTTAGctggtgaaaaagaaaaacttaacgaTTTGCTCCTCGAAAAGGAATTGGAAATTAGGTCAGTACGTCTGCATATGAAACACGAGAAAGGAAAGAACCAGGTTCTGACTGAAGAAGGTCAAGTACTTAAAAACTGGATCGCTGAGGTAGCAGGAGAAAACGCAAAACTTAAAGACAGATTGgcagaaaaggaaatggaagaaaatgcgATCAACAAAGTTTCAGAAATGCTGACAGTAACAGAAGAAAAG GTACAGGAACGACTTACAGAGGCAGAAGAAAAGGCATACGAAAAAGAGTTTAACGAGGACAAGGAATGTCATtctcaagaggaaaatgaagaggcaGACGATTCGGATAAAATTAATGAAGTGGAGGCGGAATTTGccaaggaaaatggaaaacaatcTCAGGAGGAAAACGGAGAAGGGGAAACAGAAAATCAGGAGGACGTGGAAGTCTCAGAGGACAGGAAAGGTTGCTGCGAAGAAGAAACTGAACTTGAAAATGAGGAAAGTCCCAAAAttaatacagaagaaaataaacaaccgaggagaaaaaagaaccgcggcaagaaaaggaaaagacctGCAAGACAGGAGGACAGCAGCAGGCAGTCCGTCGTCCAATCTATGACCCTTGAAACGCATTGCGAAAACCTGCATAGCATCATGTTGCCTGCTGAATTTCAGGAGCTCctgcagaaaaatgaaaaaggcctCACCTTCATTAAATATAAGAACAAAGTCCTACTGAACTTCATGCATCACGATAAGGCCTCCGTACGTGCTGTGCTCAGTAGGTGTTCAAAATGTACTGCCGAGGAAGTTCTCAGCGATCTACAAAAATTAGTTCTGACGGCTCTCACAAAGGATTAG